One window of Podarcis raffonei isolate rPodRaf1 chromosome 15, rPodRaf1.pri, whole genome shotgun sequence genomic DNA carries:
- the LOC128403154 gene encoding kelch-like protein 4, with protein MAKTAEAPREKELGSDDSQSGLLSLKHIIKQGIRQLYQAQLLCDVTLVAEGRKFPCHRTLLASISLYFQRMFTSTFKESREGEIVLMDLTASSLQRLLDYIYTGELLLLSEDVEDLFTAASRLQIMSALEIITRFLMERISMENCLGLYVLAYSHNHRPLLRPASRYIAFHFEHLIELTAFLALDFSVLVSIIASDGLEVDSELTIYRAMRRWVYHNPDERLLKHAALMDHIRLSLLSPEELAEVRAETEEFYECVRLPWEELSVPERLWASRGLRQGMYHKGVVCVGLPKWSKMSLGAEELDSHVHFFDPSTEQWEQLPDLKSLTSPSCVSLGHKLYITGGQHLDGSYSNNLLVYDTLGGHWSKLPPMTTARAWHAFLLCQKRLYAAGGWDSTGTLVCAESYDLEREEWTDISSLPFALTYFASVTLKSKLYLVGGERDDAELPVPHKGFLVYDIKSGAWSQVPMAFEFYEASAVTLGDCIFVVGGLSGEGNEGSRYFTGRCVCLLSDGTVNQELSIPLLPIAISYPGVVCWRKRVYVFGGDSNDRYSSAIHYWEPGQQNWVQCGATLPDPHYGAFGFGCIPLNVPRKNILAVFHRGSTFEVEEQEEDSLEPCPVANLT; from the exons AACACTCTTGGCTTCCATCAGCCTCTACTTCCAGCGAATGTTCACCAGCACCTTCAAGGAATCCCGGGAGGGCGAAATTGTGCTGATGGATTTGACCGCCTCCTCCCTCCAGAGGCTCCTGGATTACATCTATACAGGGGAGCTGCTGCTCCTCTCTGAAGACGTAGAAGATCTGTTCACAGCAGCCAGCAGGCTTCAAATCATGTCTGCGTTGGAAATCATCACCAG ATTCCTCATGGAGAGGATTTCCATGGAGAACTGCCTGGGTCTTTACGTGCTGGCGTATTCCCACAACCACCGGCCTCTCCTCCGCCCGGCCTCGCGCTACATTGCCTTCCATTTCGAGCACCTCATCGAGCTCACAGCCTTCCTTGCCCTCGACTTCAGCGTCCTGGTCAGCATCATTGCCTCGGACGGCCTGGAGGTGGACTCAGAACTGACCATCTACAGGGCCATGCGCCGCTGGGTGTACCACAACCCTGACGAGCGCCTCCTGAAGCACGCGGCCCTGATGGACCACATCCGCCTCTCTCTCCTGAGCCCCGAGGAACTGGCCGAGGTCCGGGCCGAGACAGAAGAGTTTTATGAGTGCGTCCGACTGCCGTGGGAGGAACTCAGTGTCCCTGAACGGCTGTGGGCCAGCAGAGGCCTACGGCAAGGCATGTACCACAAGGGTGTTGTGTGCGTGGGGCTCCCCAAATGGAGCAAGATGAGCCTGGGGGCCGAGGAGCTGGATTCTCACGTCCACTTTTTCGACCCGTCCACTGAGCAGTGGGAGCAGCTTCCCGACCTGAAATCGCTGACCTCACCTAGCTGCGTTTCTCTGGGCCACAAGCTCTACATCACCGGCGGGCAGCATTTAGATGGCTCCTACTCCAATAACCTCCTGGTATACGACACTCTTGGGGGCCACTGGTCCAAGCTGCCTCCCATGACCACAGCCCGGGCGTGGCATGCCTTCCTCCTATGCCAGAAAAGGCTGTATGCTGCCGGGGGCTGGGACAGCACTGGGACTCTTGTGTGCGCCGAGAGCTACGACTTGGAGCGTGAGGAGTGGACAGACATCTCCAGCCTCCCCTTTGCCTTGACTTATTTCGCCTCTGTGACACTCAAGAGCAAACTGTACCTCGTCGGCGGGGAAAGGGATGATGCTGAACTCCCCGTCCCTCACAAGGGGTTCCTGGTTTACGACATCAAATCCGGCGCCTGGTCCCAGGTCCCCATGGCCTTTGAATTCTACGAGGCCAGCGCTGTCACCTTGGGCGACTGCATATTTGTGGTCGGGGGGCTTTCCGGGGAGGGCAACGAAGGCTCCCGGTACTTCACCGGCCGTTGCGTTTGCCTGTTGAGCGATGGCACAGTGAACCAAGAACTCTCCATCCCTCTCCTCCCCATCGCCATCTCCTACCCGGGCGTCGTCTGCTGGAGGAAGAGGGTGTATGTCTTTGGGGGCGACAGCAACGACCGCTATTCCAGCGCGATCCATTACTGGGAGCCAGGCCAGCAGAACTGGGTCCAGTGTGGGGCAACTTTACCTGACCCCCACTATGGGGCGTTTGGCTTTGGCTGCATTCCGCTCAACGTCCCGAGAAAAAACATCCTGGCTGTCTTCCACCGGGGATCCACCTTCGaggtggaggagcaggaggaagacagCTTGGAACCCTGCCCGGTGGCCAACCTTACTTAG